The following are encoded together in the Vigna unguiculata cultivar IT97K-499-35 chromosome 2, ASM411807v1, whole genome shotgun sequence genome:
- the LOC114174612 gene encoding thaumatin-like protein 1 encodes MLGIEYGKSCLIWGSLTVVLTFLLTIYIEKLGGKQTQNKLGVGLKKKDEKEARMQHNRVHFSNLVDFCSSTMVSSALLTAFFNIFFLFLSGAYSATFTITNLCANTVWPAILSSDGSSPLPSTGFSLVPGDSKTLPVPPAWSGRLWGRTLCSIDITGKFSCVTGDCGTSTVECGDGNPTSPVTLVEFDFNGTSRLILYDISLVDGFNLPVDVAPRGRNCSATGCLTDLNMACPMDLKVMRDGEVVACKSTCQTEPCSSSLFFKTACSAARVYAHDHHSFFSCSSSHYTLTFCPTSKSGTKPEKKKDHPGKKPEKKKNHSGKMVALYTGGGSMATVVSIIGLIRLFIKFRSGIRFSNNGDWEISLGAETR; translated from the exons atgttgGGAATAGAGTATGGAAAAAGCTGCTTGATATGGGGATCTCTGACTGTGGTACTCACGTTCTTACTTACAATATATATAGAGAAGCTGGGTGGGAAGCAAACGCAAAACAAGTTAGGAGTAGGATTGAAGAAAAAGGATGAGAAAGAAGCTCGGATGCAGCATAATAGAG TACATTTCTCAAATCTTGTGGATTTCTGTTCATCAACAATGGTTTCTTCAGCTCTTTTAACAGCCTTTTTCAATATCTTCTTCCTATTCCTATCAGGTGCATATTCAGCGACTTTCACCATCACCAACTTGTGCGCCAACACAGTGTGGCCAGCAATCTTATCCAGCGACGGAAGCTCGCCCCTCCCCAGCACCGGTTTTTCTCTCGTACCAGGTGACTCCAAAACTCTCCCCGTGCCTCCCGCTTGGTCCGGGCGATTGTGGGGTCGGACCCTTTGCTCCATCGACATCACCGGCAAGTTCTCATGCGTTACCGGTGACTGCGGCACCTCAACTGTGGAATGTGGCGATGGAAACCCCACATCACCGGTTACTCTTGTGGAGTTTGATTTTAACGGCACCAGCCGACTCATCTTATACGACATCAGCCTCGTCGACGGTTTCAACCTTCCAGTGGATGTGGCTCCCAGGGGTAGAAACTGCTCGGCGACGGGTTGCTTGACGGACTTGAACATGGCGTGTCCAATGGATCTTAAGGTGATGAGGGATGGAGAGGTCGTGGCTTGCAAAAGCACGTGCCAAACTGAACCATgctctagttcactctttttcAAGACTGCATGTTCTGCCGCTCGCGTCTATGCTCACGATCATCATAGCTTCTTCAGTTGTTCATCTTCTCATTACACACTCACTTTCTGTCCTACCTCCAAAag TGGGACGAagccagagaaaaaaaaagaccatCCAGGCAAGAagccagagaaaaaaaaaaaccattcaGGCAAAATGGTAGCATTATACACAGGAGGCGGCAGCATGGCAACTGTGGTATCTATTATTGGCCTTATTCGTTTGTTCATAAAATTCCGATCAGGGATACGCTTCTCAAACAACGGAGATTGGGAAATCAGCTTGGGGGCAGAGACCAGATAG